The Rhododendron vialii isolate Sample 1 chromosome 6a, ASM3025357v1 genome includes a window with the following:
- the LOC131328490 gene encoding uncharacterized protein LOC131328490: MGDFNIVRWQNEKSDPTHFDVNAGGEFNKCLEDIGMEDLNTKGSWFTWSNKRSGQDHCCSRLDRALVNNQWQNLFKETEAAVLTPGVSDHSPLVVSLFPYKGGKKPFKFFNFWMNHKNFSSLLTLSWCNPVENGDNPMLLLYNKMRRLKPCLREFNKEFYIDIQNRVMVAREELLSVQSRRAHSSSDPILLDYEKLCLLNFNDLSAAEEAWSKQKSRIKWLELGDK; encoded by the coding sequence ATGGGCGATTTTAATATAGTTAGATGGCAGAATGAGAAGTCAGATCCTACTCATTTTGACGTAAATGCTGGTGGGGAGTTTAATAAATGCTTGGAAGATATTGGTATGGAAGATCTGAATACAAAAGGCTCTTGGTTTACTTGGTCAAATAAAAGGAGTGGTCAAGATCATTGTTGCAGTCGATTGGACAGAGCTCTAGTTAATAATCAATGGCAGAATTTGTTTAAGGAGACTGAAGCTGCAGTTCTTACTCCAGGTGTTTCTGATCACAGCCCACTAGTGGTTTCTCTTTTTCCTTATAAGGGAGGGAAAAaaccatttaaattttttaatttttggatgaaCCATAAGaacttctcctctcttcttacTTTGTCATGGTGTAATCCTGTGGAAAATGGTGATAATCCTATGCTGCTCCTGTATAATAAGATGCGAAGACTAAAGCCTTGTCTAAGGGAATTCAATAAGGAATTCTATATTGATATTCAAAATAGGGTGATGGTTGCTAGGGAGGAGCTTCTTAGTGTTCAAAGTCGTCGTGCTCACTCTTCTAGTGATCCCATCTTGCTGGACTACGAAAAGCTTTGTCTGCTGAATTTTAATGATCTTAGTGCTGCTGAAGAAGCTTGGAGTAAGCAGAAATCCAGAATTAAGTGGCTGGAGCTGGGGGATAAATAA